One Nicotiana tomentosiformis chromosome 4, ASM39032v3, whole genome shotgun sequence genomic window carries:
- the LOC117281073 gene encoding uncharacterized protein yields MANQINVGALFQEGTSQVRPPYLNGQQFSHWKVRIEIYAKSYDVKVWHIIKKGNYPLPATAQPPTDPEDIDEYTNEQIAVVQVNAKARNLLYNAISGEEYEKISTCDTAKEIWDKLEVTYEGINKVKETRINMLVHDYELFQMKEGESIEEMFARFSKIINDLKAFGKPYSSGDQV; encoded by the coding sequence atggccaATCAAATAAATGTTGGAGCACTCTTTCAAGAGGGAACATCACAAGTCAGGCCACCATACTTAAATGGACAACAATTTTCTCACTGGAAAGTGCGAATAGAAATCTATGCAAAATCTTATGATGTGAAAGTATGGCATATTATCAAAAAGGGAAACTATCCACTACCAGCAACAGCTCAACCACCCACTGATCCTGAAGATATAGATGAATACACAAATGAACAAATAGCAGTTGTACAGGTTAATGCCAAGGCACGAAACCTGTTGTATAATGCTATAAGTGGAGAGGAGTATGAGAAGATTTCAACCTGTGATACGGCTAAAGAAATATGGGACAAACTGGAGGTCACTTATGAAGGAATcaacaaagtgaaagaaactcGGATAAACATGTTGGTTCATGACTATGAACTCTTTCAGATGAAAGAAGGAGAATCCATTGAGGAAATGTTCGCAAGATTCAGCAAAATCATTAATGATCTGAAAGCTTTTGGTAAACCTTATTCAAGTGGTGATCAAGTTTGA